In Clostridium sp., one DNA window encodes the following:
- the polA gene encoding DNA polymerase I: MADERLLILDGHSLMNRAFYALPELTNDEGLHTNAVYGFVNMLLKMKEEMSPDYIVCTFDRSVPTFRHEKYGEYKAGRKKMPLELSEQFPVLKEILKLLSIDTFEIDGFEADDIMGTLSSFAEGRGIEVYIVTGDRDLLQLASDKINIVITKKGITEKEIYDRNRMLEDYGITPDQFIDVKGLMGDSSDNIPGVPGIGEKTAFKLIKEYKNLENVLQNIDNIKGKKLKENLKEYSEQAVFSKKLATIVKDVPIEINLDSIKSKDSYNVPGLRDLFEKLQFKSLMNKIPGFKELEDKSSKIEVNVENVDDIDKFRNLVGLVEEAGGNEILYINFTTSKEQIYSESYIDRIFIRFSGHNYVVSIKSILDEDNKSAGKLLHKLFSKINIEKVGYNVKTAYSILYKMGIDLQSVIFDIKIAAYILNPSDNLDLKSIIKKYAGFDIPEEDDKFMEKATSLLENIYKCLKAKIEEADMEKLMYEMELPLVHVLSSMECEGFKVDKDKLQSLGVKFKAEIDRVQKEIYELAEEEFNINSPKQLGKILFEKLDLPVIKKTKTGYSTNVQVLEKLMDKHPVIEKIVYYRQLSKIYSTYVEGLSAVIDRDGKIHSNFNQTVTATGRLSSTEPNLQNIPVKYEMGKEIRKVFVPENCDCVIMSADYSQIELRVLAHIADDKNLIDAFKHHSDIHTKTASEVFNVPIDEVTKRQRSNAKAVNFGIIYGIGDFSLSKDLNITRSEAKNYIDTYFKRYPNVKRYMDDIVKSAKETGYVTTIMNRRRFIKEMHSSNKVVRSLGERLAMNTPIQGSAADIIKMAMINVYNELNTRKLKSRLILQVHDELILNVYKDEIDEVKDILKFQMENAVSLKVPLEVDMNMGNNWYEIK, translated from the coding sequence ATGGCTGACGAAAGATTATTGATATTGGATGGACATAGTTTGATGAACAGGGCGTTTTATGCGCTCCCAGAGCTTACGAATGATGAGGGACTTCATACAAATGCAGTTTATGGTTTCGTGAATATGCTTTTGAAAATGAAGGAGGAAATGTCTCCTGATTATATAGTTTGTACTTTTGACAGGAGTGTACCTACCTTCAGACATGAAAAATATGGAGAATATAAAGCAGGGAGAAAGAAAATGCCTCTTGAGCTGTCAGAGCAATTCCCGGTTTTAAAAGAGATTTTGAAACTTTTGTCCATAGATACATTTGAAATAGATGGTTTTGAAGCTGATGATATAATGGGAACTCTCTCTTCGTTTGCAGAAGGAAGAGGAATAGAAGTTTACATAGTGACTGGTGACAGGGATCTGCTTCAGCTTGCTTCCGACAAAATAAATATAGTAATAACAAAAAAAGGTATAACGGAAAAAGAAATATATGACAGGAATAGAATGCTTGAGGATTATGGAATAACTCCAGATCAGTTTATAGATGTGAAAGGTCTTATGGGAGATAGTTCCGATAATATACCTGGTGTTCCCGGAATAGGTGAGAAAACTGCCTTCAAGCTTATAAAGGAGTATAAAAACCTTGAAAATGTACTTCAAAATATAGACAATATAAAGGGGAAAAAATTGAAGGAAAATTTGAAGGAATATAGTGAGCAGGCGGTATTCAGCAAAAAACTTGCTACAATTGTCAAGGATGTTCCCATTGAAATAAACCTGGATTCAATAAAATCAAAGGATAGTTATAATGTTCCGGGACTCAGGGATTTGTTTGAAAAACTGCAGTTCAAGTCATTGATGAACAAAATACCTGGATTTAAGGAACTGGAAGATAAAAGTAGCAAAATAGAAGTGAATGTTGAAAATGTAGATGATATTGATAAATTCAGGAATCTTGTAGGATTGGTGGAGGAGGCCGGCGGAAATGAAATACTATATATAAATTTCACCACATCGAAGGAACAAATTTATTCGGAGAGTTATATCGACAGAATATTTATAAGATTTTCTGGGCACAATTATGTAGTTTCAATAAAATCCATACTGGATGAGGATAACAAATCTGCAGGGAAACTGCTGCATAAACTATTTAGCAAAATCAATATAGAAAAGGTCGGGTATAATGTTAAGACCGCCTACAGTATATTATATAAAATGGGCATTGATCTTCAAAGTGTAATTTTTGATATCAAAATAGCCGCATACATATTGAATCCGTCAGATAATTTAGACTTGAAAAGTATAATAAAAAAGTATGCAGGTTTTGATATCCCGGAGGAAGACGATAAATTTATGGAGAAGGCTACTTCTCTGCTTGAGAATATCTATAAGTGTTTGAAGGCTAAAATAGAAGAGGCGGATATGGAGAAGCTCATGTATGAGATGGAGCTTCCACTCGTTCATGTACTGTCTTCAATGGAATGTGAAGGCTTTAAAGTAGATAAGGATAAACTGCAGTCACTTGGTGTAAAATTCAAAGCGGAAATAGACAGGGTGCAAAAAGAGATATATGAACTTGCAGAAGAAGAATTCAATATAAATTCTCCAAAACAGCTTGGAAAAATACTCTTTGAAAAATTGGATCTTCCAGTCATAAAAAAGACCAAGACGGGATATTCTACAAATGTTCAGGTACTGGAAAAGCTTATGGATAAACATCCGGTAATTGAAAAGATAGTTTATTACAGGCAGCTATCAAAAATATATTCTACCTATGTGGAAGGTTTAAGTGCTGTTATAGACAGGGATGGAAAAATTCATTCCAATTTCAACCAGACTGTAACTGCCACTGGCAGACTTTCAAGTACGGAGCCAAATCTTCAAAATATACCTGTGAAATATGAGATGGGAAAGGAAATAAGGAAGGTATTTGTGCCTGAAAATTGTGATTGTGTTATAATGTCTGCAGATTATTCACAGATAGAACTCAGGGTACTTGCACATATTGCAGACGATAAAAATTTAATAGATGCATTTAAACATCATAGCGACATTCATACAAAGACGGCATCCGAGGTGTTCAATGTACCTATAGATGAAGTTACAAAACGGCAGAGAAGCAATGCAAAAGCCGTTAATTTTGGCATAATATATGGTATTGGCGATTTTAGCCTGTCAAAGGATCTCAATATAACCAGAAGCGAGGCTAAAAACTATATAGATACCTATTTTAAAAGATATCCCAATGTAAAAAGGTATATGGACGATATTGTGAAAAGCGCAAAAGAGACTGGATACGTAACTACTATAATGAACAGGAGGAGATTCATAAAGGAAATGCACTCCTCAAACAAGGTAGTCAGGTCCCTGGGGGAGAGACTTGCAATGAACACGCCTATACAGGGAAGTGCTGCGGATATTATTAAAATGGCTATGATAAATGTGTACAATGAGCTTAACACCAGAAAATTGAAGAGCAGATTGATACTTCAAGTGCACGATGAACTTATTTTGAATGTATACAAGGATGAAATTGACGAGGTCAAGGATATTTTGAAATTCCAGATGGAAAATGCAGTTTCTCTAAAAGTTCCACTTGAAGTAGACATGAATATGGGAAATAATTGGTATGAAATAAAATAA
- a CDS encoding DUF441 family protein, whose protein sequence is MESTTILVIILAISVLGKANSVAIASCILLILKLLNIDKYVFPTLQQNGLTFGLILLLMSILIPIANGDIRYTAIRSVFTSWLGIFALLISLFTTYLSGLGMQYLTLQGHSEIMPSLILGAVAAAAFLGGVPVGPMITSGMIALGIKIFHKMGL, encoded by the coding sequence TTGGAATCAACTACAATTCTTGTCATAATATTGGCAATTTCAGTTCTGGGAAAGGCAAATTCCGTAGCCATTGCAAGCTGCATACTCCTGATTTTAAAACTTCTTAATATAGATAAGTATGTATTTCCCACCCTTCAACAGAATGGATTGACATTTGGATTGATACTATTGCTCATGTCTATCTTGATACCTATAGCAAACGGAGATATAAGGTATACGGCCATAAGAAGTGTATTCACTTCATGGCTTGGAATATTTGCCCTCTTGATTTCGCTCTTCACAACTTACCTGAGTGGATTGGGGATGCAGTATCTCACCCTTCAAGGGCACAGTGAAATCATGCCCTCCCTCATACTCGGCGCAGTAGCTGCTGCAGCTTTTCTCGGAGGTGTCCCTGTAGGCCCCATGATAACTTCCGGTATGATAGCTCTCGGTATAAAAATCTTTCATAAAATGGGACTTTAA
- a CDS encoding electron transfer flavoprotein subunit alpha/FixB family protein, with product MNKEYKGILVFAEQKKGKIHKVSYELIGKARQLADKLNSPVYSVLLGPEGMKPEELIYRGADKVFYSADDAFNQPEELIYEANLEDLIKKIKPEICLIGATTLGRSIAPRLAAALKTGLTADCTGLEIDEDGKLVQIRPAFSENILAHIKTDTYPQMATVRYKEFDESPRNDENKGEVVSIEPIKSGNRLVEVLDELKAQDVDISDANVVVAAGKGLKKAEDMSMIKELADLLGGLVGATREIVDDGFISKEFQVGYSGNRVKPKVYIACGISGAPQHIAGMKESDFIVAINTDPSAPIFNVADYGIVDDIYKVIPDLINKIKQGSLQISNC from the coding sequence ATGAATAAAGAATATAAAGGTATACTCGTGTTTGCTGAGCAGAAAAAGGGAAAAATCCATAAGGTAAGCTATGAATTAATTGGCAAGGCAAGACAGCTTGCAGATAAATTGAATTCTCCTGTTTACAGTGTGCTTTTGGGACCTGAAGGCATGAAACCCGAGGAGCTGATATACAGAGGTGCCGACAAGGTATTTTATTCAGCTGATGATGCATTTAACCAGCCGGAAGAGCTGATTTATGAAGCAAATTTGGAAGATCTCATAAAAAAGATCAAACCTGAAATATGTCTTATTGGTGCAACAACCCTTGGAAGATCTATAGCACCCAGGCTGGCAGCAGCCCTGAAAACCGGATTGACGGCAGATTGTACAGGATTGGAAATAGATGAGGATGGAAAACTTGTTCAGATAAGACCTGCTTTCAGTGAAAATATACTGGCCCATATAAAGACAGACACCTATCCGCAGATGGCTACGGTGAGGTATAAGGAGTTCGATGAAAGCCCTAGAAATGATGAAAACAAGGGTGAGGTTGTTTCTATAGAGCCAATAAAATCGGGAAACAGGCTTGTGGAGGTATTGGATGAACTGAAGGCACAGGATGTGGATATATCCGATGCCAATGTAGTTGTTGCGGCAGGAAAAGGATTGAAAAAGGCTGAAGATATGAGCATGATCAAGGAATTGGCAGATCTGCTGGGCGGGTTGGTTGGTGCTACCCGGGAAATCGTGGATGATGGATTCATATCCAAGGAGTTCCAGGTCGGATACAGTGGAAACAGGGTTAAACCAAAAGTATATATAGCTTGTGGAATTTCTGGAGCTCCGCAGCATATTGCAGGAATGAAAGAATCTGATTTCATAGTGGCAATCAATACGGATCCATCAGCTCCAATATTCAATGTAGCTGATTATGGAATAGTAGATGATATATACAAGGTTATTCCTGATTTAATAAATAAAATAAAGCAAGGCAGTTTACAAATAAGCAACTGTTAG
- a CDS encoding ATP-binding cassette domain-containing protein: MKDLIDKNYIIDVKIEDLLGEYPNIKDFFTSIGVDNIDISMTAREISEGLNEIYLENMGYSRSQILYYFTDFVQKMNEIKYMNNFNIRSLTVIGGHDKSGKREELELTFECGQVVCIVGRTGSGKSRLLEDIECLAQRDTPTGRQILVNGKVPEEKDRFCMDNKIVAQLSQNMNFIMDVTVEEFIKMHAESRMIYNAGETVESIIECANDLAGEKFSKDAAVTQLSGGQSRALMIADTALLSRSPIILIDEIENAGIDRKKAIETLLKKDKIIFMSTHDPILALMGNTRIVIKNGGIYKVIKIGKDEKKNLVPLEYIDNKLLEIRNRLRDGEIIDFDIGKYFKYKN, encoded by the coding sequence ATGAAGGATCTAATTGATAAAAATTATATAATCGATGTCAAAATAGAAGATCTTCTGGGTGAGTATCCCAATATAAAAGATTTTTTTACATCCATAGGGGTTGACAATATTGATATTTCAATGACAGCCAGGGAGATATCGGAAGGTTTGAATGAAATATATCTGGAAAACATGGGTTACAGCAGAAGTCAGATCTTATACTACTTTACTGATTTTGTCCAAAAAATGAATGAAATAAAATACATGAACAACTTCAATATCAGATCTCTAACCGTAATAGGAGGACACGACAAATCGGGGAAAAGAGAAGAACTGGAGTTGACATTTGAATGTGGGCAGGTAGTTTGTATAGTTGGACGTACGGGATCTGGAAAGAGCAGATTGTTGGAAGACATAGAGTGCCTTGCACAAAGGGATACACCTACAGGAAGACAAATACTTGTAAACGGGAAAGTACCTGAAGAGAAGGACAGGTTCTGCATGGACAATAAAATAGTTGCACAGCTATCTCAGAATATGAATTTCATAATGGATGTTACTGTGGAAGAATTTATTAAAATGCATGCAGAAAGCCGGATGATATACAATGCCGGTGAGACTGTAGAATCCATAATAGAGTGTGCAAATGACCTTGCAGGAGAGAAGTTTTCAAAGGATGCTGCGGTAACACAGCTGAGCGGTGGTCAGTCGAGAGCTCTTATGATTGCCGATACGGCACTGCTAAGCAGGTCACCAATAATATTGATTGATGAGATAGAAAATGCGGGAATTGATCGCAAAAAGGCAATTGAAACGCTCCTAAAAAAGGATAAAATTATTTTCATGTCCACTCATGATCCTATTCTGGCACTTATGGGAAATACTAGAATCGTAATAAAAAATGGAGGTATATACAAGGTTATAAAAATAGGAAAAGATGAGAAAAAAAATTTAGTGCCGCTTGAATACATTGACAATAAATTACTGGAAATAAGGAATAGGCTGAGGGATGGAGAAATAATAGACTTTGATATAGGAAAGTATTTTAAATATAAAAATTAG
- a CDS encoding MEDS domain-containing protein, with protein MRNKNVFGCHSSFYYFGLEHLYVSMCQYIKLCIEEGNFIYLIVDDKLYSNIKGFTEINKNNSLQISDVCRMINIYNSLSKNEIKEKLLKCENEIVKRGFKGLSFIIDVAYLISHTSKEDFLKIDFDITRLISNTRTSVICTYDFEDYLDEKRIIDDEIMEKSYESHSYRLYKNRLVNSKGLLGV; from the coding sequence ATGAGAAATAAAAACGTTTTTGGATGTCACTCTTCATTCTACTATTTTGGATTGGAACATCTATATGTAAGTATGTGCCAATATATAAAATTATGTATAGAAGAAGGAAATTTTATATACCTAATTGTTGATGATAAATTATATAGTAATATTAAGGGCTTTACTGAAATAAATAAAAACAACAGCTTGCAAATTTCAGATGTTTGTAGGATGATTAATATCTACAATTCCTTAAGTAAAAATGAAATCAAGGAAAAACTTTTGAAATGTGAAAATGAAATTGTAAAGAGAGGATTTAAGGGGTTGAGTTTCATAATAGATGTAGCTTATTTGATATCCCATACATCTAAAGAAGATTTCCTGAAAATTGATTTTGATATTACAAGACTTATTTCGAATACAAGGACATCTGTGATATGTACATACGATTTTGAAGATTATTTGGATGAGAAAAGAATTATAGATGATGAAATTATGGAGAAATCCTATGAAAGTCATTCTTATAGATTGTACAAGAACAGGCTGGTAAATTCTAAAGGATTGCTTGGTGTTTAA
- a CDS encoding FAD-binding oxidoreductase, with protein sequence MLEINVVENNLKKIVGDDWVTSDLSHIQGYLYDETEPLLRPSASENCIVVKPESAGQISDILKYANEALVPVTVRGGGTGVVGGAIPTKPSIILSLERLNKVVDLDEKNLMITVQAGVTLAQLLEVLNKQGKLFFPIHPGDEGAQVGGMVVTNAGGTRAVKHGVMRNHIKELEVVLPTGEIIKAGGKLLKNNMGYDLLNMIISSEGTLGIVTEVTLRLYARSQYSGTLIVSFNTRREACDSVPDVIQEGITPLAVEYMDRIIANKSAEQLDTVWPASKGSVDLIFIIDAANEDELYANSEKIVDICEKNGAVDSIIAETPKEQRHILEIRSNAYGPYRDNIADALDIAVPPSSVPDFLDDVAEFAEQYENSIVSLGHIADGNIHNFIMGDNGQLPAYYEELKEKMYETAIKYGGTVTAEHGTGKTRKKHMNLQFSNKEIEIMDGIKKVFDPNGILNSGDILD encoded by the coding sequence ATGTTGGAAATTAATGTAGTTGAAAATAATCTAAAGAAAATTGTGGGAGATGATTGGGTTACAAGTGATCTGTCTCATATTCAAGGATATCTTTATGATGAGACTGAACCACTTCTCCGACCGAGTGCATCGGAAAACTGTATAGTGGTCAAGCCTGAATCAGCAGGGCAGATATCGGATATACTCAAGTATGCTAATGAAGCACTTGTACCTGTAACTGTAAGAGGTGGAGGTACGGGAGTTGTCGGTGGAGCCATACCTACCAAGCCTTCCATAATTTTATCATTGGAGAGATTAAACAAAGTTGTTGATCTGGATGAAAAGAATTTGATGATTACTGTCCAGGCAGGGGTTACTCTTGCACAGCTTCTCGAAGTTCTCAACAAGCAGGGAAAACTATTCTTTCCTATACATCCTGGAGATGAAGGTGCACAGGTTGGAGGAATGGTAGTAACCAATGCCGGAGGTACAAGAGCTGTAAAACACGGAGTCATGAGGAATCATATCAAGGAACTGGAGGTAGTTCTTCCTACGGGAGAAATAATAAAGGCCGGTGGAAAGCTTCTTAAGAACAATATGGGATATGATCTGCTCAATATGATAATTTCAAGTGAAGGTACTCTTGGAATTGTAACTGAAGTTACATTGAGGCTTTATGCTAGAAGCCAGTATTCAGGTACACTTATAGTTTCATTCAACACGAGGAGAGAAGCTTGTGATTCAGTACCTGATGTAATACAGGAAGGGATTACACCGCTGGCAGTAGAGTATATGGACAGAATTATTGCCAATAAATCTGCAGAGCAGCTGGATACTGTCTGGCCCGCTTCAAAAGGTTCCGTGGATCTGATATTTATAATTGATGCAGCTAATGAAGATGAACTCTATGCCAATAGTGAGAAGATCGTGGATATATGTGAAAAAAATGGTGCTGTAGACAGTATTATAGCAGAGACACCTAAAGAACAAAGGCATATATTGGAAATAAGGAGCAATGCCTATGGACCATATAGGGACAATATAGCAGATGCACTTGATATAGCGGTTCCGCCGTCATCCGTGCCTGATTTTCTTGATGATGTGGCCGAGTTTGCGGAGCAATATGAAAATTCCATAGTATCTCTTGGACACATAGCAGACGGAAATATTCACAATTTTATCATGGGTGATAATGGACAGCTGCCTGCTTATTATGAAGAACTCAAAGAGAAGATGTATGAAACTGCTATAAAATATGGAGGAACTGTTACGGCCGAACACGGAACAGGAAAGACGAGAAAAAAACATATGAACCTTCAATTCAGCAATAAGGAAATTGAAATTATGGATGGGATAAAGAAAGTCTTTGATCCAAATGGAATCCTCAATTCTGGAGATATATTAGATTAG
- a CDS encoding GGGtGRT protein, translating to MALFESYERRIDQIIPVLKKYGINSIEEAKAVCDEKGIDAYNIVKGVQQICFENACWAYTVGAAIAIKKGCTKAAEAAEAIGEGLQAFCIPGSVADDRKVGLGHGNLAAMLLRENTKCFAFLAGHESFAAAEGAIGLANSANKVRKEPLRVILNGLGKDAAFIISRINGFTYVQTKFDYYTGKLQIVKETAYSDGERSKVRCYGADDVREGVAIMHHEGVDVSITGNSTNPTRFQHPVAATYKKECFALGKKYFSVASGGGTGRTLHPDNMAAGPASYGMTDTMGRMHSDAQFAGSSSVPAHVEMMGLIGMGNNPMVGASVAVAVAVEEAMSK from the coding sequence ATGGCATTATTTGAAAGTTATGAAAGAAGAATAGATCAGATCATACCCGTGTTAAAAAAATATGGTATCAATTCAATAGAAGAAGCCAAAGCTGTCTGTGATGAAAAAGGTATAGATGCTTACAATATAGTTAAGGGTGTTCAGCAGATTTGCTTTGAAAATGCCTGTTGGGCATATACAGTAGGTGCCGCAATAGCTATAAAGAAAGGCTGTACTAAAGCTGCCGAGGCCGCTGAAGCCATAGGAGAGGGACTTCAGGCATTTTGTATACCAGGATCTGTTGCAGATGACAGAAAAGTAGGATTAGGTCACGGAAATTTGGCTGCAATGCTTTTAAGAGAAAATACCAAGTGTTTTGCATTTCTTGCCGGACATGAATCCTTTGCTGCTGCCGAAGGTGCCATAGGTCTTGCAAATTCAGCCAACAAAGTAAGAAAAGAGCCTCTCAGGGTTATATTAAATGGACTTGGAAAGGATGCCGCTTTTATAATATCAAGAATTAACGGCTTTACCTACGTTCAGACTAAATTTGACTATTACACCGGCAAACTCCAAATAGTCAAAGAAACAGCCTATTCAGACGGAGAAAGATCAAAAGTAAGATGTTATGGTGCAGATGATGTTAGAGAGGGTGTTGCAATAATGCATCATGAGGGTGTGGATGTATCCATAACCGGCAACTCAACCAACCCGACAAGATTTCAGCATCCAGTTGCAGCAACATATAAAAAGGAATGTTTTGCCCTCGGCAAAAAATATTTTTCAGTTGCTTCAGGTGGTGGTACAGGCAGAACTCTTCATCCGGACAATATGGCTGCCGGCCCTGCTTCCTATGGAATGACAGATACTATGGGAAGAATGCATTCCGATGCCCAATTTGCGGGATCATCATCGGTTCCAGCCCATGTTGAAATGATGGGACTCATAGGAATGGGCAACAATCCTATGGTTGGAGCTTCCGTTGCAGTAGCTGTTGCTGTCGAAGAAGCCATGTCAAAATAA
- a CDS encoding iron-sulfur cluster assembly scaffold protein — protein sequence MIYSTEVDRMCCVAKGPNHGPAPIPEEGKWVQAREIKDISGLTHGVGWCAPQQGACKLTLNVKDGIIQEALIETIGCSGMTHSAAMASEILPGKTILEALNTDLVCDAINVAMRELFLQIVYGRSQTAFSEGGLPIGAGLEDLGKGLRSQVGTMYGTNAKGTRYLEMAEGYVNHIALDKNNQVIGYEFISLGKMMDMIKKGTDPAEAVKKATGTYGRYAEAAKIIDPREE from the coding sequence ATGATTTATTCAACAGAAGTGGACAGAATGTGCTGCGTAGCTAAGGGCCCAAATCATGGACCAGCCCCAATTCCAGAAGAGGGAAAATGGGTTCAGGCTAGAGAAATCAAAGATATATCGGGATTGACTCATGGTGTGGGCTGGTGTGCTCCACAGCAGGGTGCATGCAAGCTGACTTTGAATGTTAAAGATGGTATTATACAGGAGGCCCTGATTGAAACCATAGGCTGTTCAGGTATGACTCATTCAGCTGCTATGGCATCTGAAATACTGCCTGGAAAAACTATACTTGAGGCGCTGAATACCGACCTTGTATGTGATGCCATAAATGTGGCAATGAGAGAATTATTCCTCCAGATAGTCTATGGAAGATCTCAGACTGCCTTTTCAGAAGGTGGCCTTCCAATAGGGGCAGGCCTTGAAGATTTAGGTAAAGGACTGAGAAGCCAGGTAGGCACAATGTATGGAACAAATGCAAAGGGTACAAGATACCTTGAAATGGCAGAAGGTTATGTAAATCACATAGCCCTCGATAAAAACAACCAGGTGATTGGTTATGAGTTCATAAGCCTCGGTAAAATGATGGACATGATTAAAAAAGGTACCGATCCTGCTGAAGCTGTCAAAAAAGCTACAGGTACATACGGAAGGTATGCTGAAGCTGCAAAAATTATAGATCCGAGAGAAGAATAG
- a CDS encoding GTP-binding protein, whose translation MKLITVAGPPSSGKTSVILKTIDNLKHMKFNVGVVKFDCLSTYDDDLYRKAEVDVKVGISGGLCPDHFYVSNIEDCVKWGFDKKFDYLITESAGLCNRCSPHIKEIPSVCVIDCLSGINTPKKIGPMLKFADIVVITKGDIVSQAEREVFSFHVKQANPRAKIIFVNGITGQGSFELGMNLKYYPEIENFNGKRLRFTMPSSICSYCLGETKIGSHFQMGSVKKMNF comes from the coding sequence TTGAAATTGATAACAGTTGCGGGACCGCCTTCTTCTGGAAAAACATCGGTTATTTTAAAAACTATAGACAATTTGAAACATATGAAATTCAATGTAGGCGTAGTAAAATTCGACTGCCTTTCTACCTATGATGATGACCTGTACAGAAAGGCCGAAGTTGACGTTAAAGTCGGAATTTCCGGTGGATTATGTCCGGATCACTTTTATGTAAGTAATATAGAAGACTGTGTAAAATGGGGATTTGACAAAAAATTTGATTATCTCATAACTGAAAGTGCCGGTCTGTGCAATAGATGTTCGCCACATATCAAAGAGATTCCTTCGGTTTGTGTCATAGACTGCCTATCCGGAATAAATACACCGAAGAAAATAGGACCCATGCTTAAATTTGCAGACATTGTAGTTATAACCAAGGGAGATATAGTTTCACAGGCTGAGAGGGAGGTGTTTTCCTTTCACGTAAAACAGGCAAATCCGAGAGCTAAGATTATATTCGTAAATGGAATAACAGGCCAGGGTTCTTTTGAATTGGGAATGAATTTAAAATATTATCCGGAAATTGAGAATTTTAATGGGAAACGTCTGAGATTTACCATGCCTTCTTCAATATGCTCATATTGTCTCGGTGAAACTAAAATAGGAAGCCATTTCCAGATGGGCAGTGTAAAAAAGATGAATTTTTGA
- a CDS encoding electron transfer flavoprotein subunit beta/FixA family protein, whose translation MNIVVLIKQVPDMERVKFDREKGVVDRKSAGTEINPFDLNALEAAVQISEKIDAKVTAISMGPPNAEQALKECIARGADEGILVSDAKFGGSDTKATSFILASAIKKIGNCSLIIAGEKTVDGDTGQIGPEVAEFLDVPHASYISKITDVGEGSIKVCSEIWEGTYLKNIKLPGLITVTKDINQPRLPSFKDKMKARKAEIKVIKFEDLKEYLDNDTVGFKGSPTKVKKIEVPQIEKRQGKIYRQQDSERAEEELISLFMKKKILEVEV comes from the coding sequence ATGAATATTGTGGTCTTGATTAAACAAGTTCCAGATATGGAAAGAGTAAAATTTGATAGAGAAAAGGGAGTGGTGGACAGAAAGTCTGCCGGAACAGAAATCAATCCATTTGACTTGAATGCACTTGAAGCTGCAGTTCAAATAAGTGAAAAAATTGATGCTAAAGTTACAGCCATAAGTATGGGACCACCAAATGCAGAACAGGCTTTGAAGGAATGTATTGCAAGGGGAGCTGATGAGGGAATATTGGTCAGCGATGCAAAATTTGGAGGATCGGATACAAAAGCTACGTCATTTATACTGGCAAGCGCCATTAAGAAAATTGGCAACTGCAGTTTGATAATTGCTGGAGAGAAAACCGTAGATGGTGACACAGGACAGATTGGACCAGAAGTTGCTGAATTTTTAGACGTACCGCATGCAAGCTATATAAGCAAAATTACAGATGTAGGTGAGGGCAGTATAAAGGTCTGCTCGGAAATATGGGAAGGAACCTATTTGAAAAATATAAAACTGCCCGGGCTGATTACAGTTACAAAGGACATAAATCAACCAAGACTGCCTTCATTCAAAGATAAAATGAAAGCAAGAAAAGCGGAAATAAAAGTTATAAAGTTTGAGGATTTAAAGGAATATCTGGATAATGATACTGTTGGATTCAAGGGTTCACCTACAAAAGTCAAGAAAATAGAAGTGCCTCAGATAGAAAAGAGACAGGGTAAAATATACAGGCAGCAGGACTCTGAAAGGGCAGAGGAAGAACTTATAAGTTTGTTTATGAAAAAGAAGATTTTGGAGGTGGAGGTTTAA